In Theobroma cacao cultivar B97-61/B2 chromosome 7, Criollo_cocoa_genome_V2, whole genome shotgun sequence, the genomic window TATttcaaaagttatttttattcatcatTGGGAAATTAACTTCTTGTAAAAATATATTCCAAGTATTTTATATACCCTTAAGCAAATGCTTATATTTATCAGTTTTGAACTTGATGGTCCCTGCATTGAATGGAGAATTTATATTATGTaatgttttatctttttatgtATTAACACTACACTCGTCATTGAGCTTTGGAAGTTctgaattttcaattttttttcaacatttacaGTGCTGTAATggttaatatatatagatcCTTTATTAATGATAAACAAAACTTATCCTTAaataatgacaaaattattgaaaagcACGTAACATTCTTGATTATTCTTCATTTGTTCCATCCGGCTTATCCATTGACttttaaaaacaaacaaaaaaaaaaaacaccctATGATTTTAACAATCTTCTGTTTGCACAGAATCAATAGACCAATCTGAGTCAAGCAACAGCATTGTCTCCATGATTGCCGGAGGATGAACTCTTGTTTCTCTGTCTTGCTTTCTTTCAGGAAGCCAATTTCTTTTGCATTTGTTCTATGGTTTTGCGTTCTTtctgttcttctttttcccttcGTCCTTCTATATCCTGATTCACAATTGTTATAAATTGGTTGAAATTGAGTGGCTGAAGATGCCTAAAGGaccaaaccaaaacaaatgTGGCTAGTTAATCATTTAAGGCAACCAAATTTTGCACAGGCCAGTTTGTATGCCACTTGAAGTCTCTTAGCAATCAGCATAGAGACACTGTGGTTGGTATAATGGCTCTAATGCTAATAAAaatgcctttcaaaaaaaaattaagagaatttgggagcttaattttttatatcaacTACAAGAATTCAAGAGAGGAGGGGTCAAAAATAGAGGATTCCTAGATTTGAAATCTATATATAAGGATTGGGTTTAAATCTCCATTctcttaaataataaaatatttactaTAAGTTGCCTCAAGTCATGAGATAATGAAATACCAATCAATCATAGACAAAGACAACAACAGATGAAGTACTTATCATCGTCTACATCCACATCAACATCTAAACTGTGGTCGCCACCATCACCAGCACCACCGCCAACAGCTTCTTTGGCAACATCCAAAACATCAGCTGCATCACTAGCAGCTTCAGCGGCAGCTTCAGCTTTCTTTTTGAGCCTATCTAGCTTGATTTGCTGCCGGCGTTTCTTCCTTGCACTTGCAATTACAACCCAAAGCACGATTTTAACAAAGAATATGATGACAATGATGAAGGCAATGTTTCCATCCATCTTTGATTTTCCAAGTTGCCGACTTCACAAAGATTAACTGAAAGTAGATGAATCATTTATATAGCAATTAGCTTTCAGAAGCATTGGAATTGTGGGAAAGATCAAACGGTTCTGTATTTTCCTGTGAACTGGATACTACTGTGTACGATTggcaaataaaataaaatagaaagcaAAAGACATGGACTAATATATTTTAGATATGTTTCATACACCATGAATGTATAAATTACTTGTAAATAAATGACAACTTGAGGAGTTAGGGTTACTATAGAATGAAGACGGTCGAATTCTAGAttccaacaaaaattttgggaCAATTTTAGAGCTTCAAAGGAAGCTTCATAGGGAATCGTTATAATATTCTAGAGATGGCCAACAAGGTTagaacacatttaactaatcCAACAATCATTTTAATAGAAATTTCGAGGAAGTTTACCACAGGACTAGACTGCTACAAAGCTCAGGTTGTATTCAAGGTCGACTAGAAtccaaaattcattttaatagtaattttagGCCAGTTGCTTAAGGTTTCTGCATTGTTTTGATCAAGTGTCAaggttgatttttattttgtttatccTGCTCTAACCCTTTGTTGGCTTCTTCTACATATCCTTATGTTAATGTTGAAGTCCAATCATATTATAATTAAgattatttactatttaattcACTTATTTAGCTAGTATAAGCTTTTGCAACATCCAATACTACTATATTATAGAAGAATACAGTATACACTCTTTTTTTGGCACCAAACTGTGTACACTCTGGTCATGTTGGACAGATTCTACtcaatgaaaacaaaatcataaaaatcaaaagatgGACAAACACCAAAAAGTGAACAGATTGTATCTGTGCCAGTTTATGGAACTGATCAGATGCCTCCTCCTGCTGCAATAGCAATGCTTGTGATGTTTTGGTCAACTCCTGATTAACCAGTGCCAGGCAGAAAATTATCAAAGCAGCATACATAAGTTATCAGGAATCTTATATTTAAAGGAGCAAAACccatgaaaatcaattgatcCAGTTTTCCTAGTGCTACTGCttcaggaaaaagaaaattaacaaataacaTGAAGTATTTGAGACTTTTGATCTCTTCTCCCTTGTAATTCTTGTATCGGCCCTCAAGTGTGGCTTAGGGAGTCTGCTTTGGGAGCACTCCAAGCTATATGGTAATTGCAAGGAAATTTAATACATTTAATCATTCCATTAATGGAGGAGGACTAGAAATTTCAAGGCCTACATTATTGTAAATTGTTAcattatcaaataaataaataaataaagtcaCATTGTTGTAACAGAAACCTACACTTGGCTATCCTGATTACAGCTTGGTTTCAACACTAATTTATGTTACAAACCTGCACTTAACTAAACTCAAATCTTATAAACACAAGAAGTTTAGACATTGCTTAATTAAAAAGTCCAGTGCACAATTACCTCCAGAAATTTCTAATATAATGAATGAAATAGATGTAAAAAATACAGCAAAAGACAATATGCATATGCTCGATGCAGGTAAATCATACTGTCTCTGCATATGTCTGAACCTTTTGGGAATACCAAAATGAAATATGATAGTCAAGGAAGGCTTAAAAGGGCAACCATAATTTGATAAGAACAAGCCTTCCAGCAACTTGAAAAGCAGGGAGCTTCTTTTGTTTGCTGAAATTATTGCCCTACAATAGAACTAGCTGAATGGTTGAAGGAGTTCATGATATTTCCATTAATTTGCACATGAATGTTGACTGAGTTTAACCTGTCTTGGGTTGCAACACAAgtattatcatttaaatttcCATCACCACAATTTGAGGAATATGCAAAGGCCAGAATGTAAGAAACAAATACACCACGATATGCAGTAAATAAATCTCACCTTTTAGCTCTCTCTTTACAATTTCAAACTTATGACTTCTATAATAatgtttaattgttaaaattaGACAAAACAAATTAAGCAATTAAATTCAAGTGTTTCGTTTTTTAAGGTTGATGTGGTAAATAATCCTCCATTTATTTTAGTACCCTTCCACTATGTAGAGTAATTCAACTTCTTGGACAAAGCCAAGAAACCGTCACAGTCGACCAGCAGGACAGGAATAAAGCCTTCACTACCCAGACCAGACAGAAACACAGTACGACCAGATCCACACCTTGACTTACACAAACTATCATAAACTGAAGAAAAAACATCACACCAAACAGAATGCGTAAGTAAAACAGAACAAAGAATCCACCACTGACATAGAGTCCGCCTCCCTGTAGAAACCCATCAGCCGGAATAAGCAATCCCCACACAGCCCCACTGGACCCAGGTTCAGCATATGACAGTAAAGTAAATATGTATTCATAAACAATTGACAGGAAAATTGCAAAAGAATACTACCTTTTTTGagtaaatgaataaatttaattaacaaaCATAAAGAACAGAAATTTCTAATCTCTGTCGGCAAAATTCCTCTGTTGTCCATATAATTACAACTACCTAGAATTATAAAACTTGGGAAGGAAACTGCGAAGTAATACAtataattttgagaaaatgagtacttttttattgcaaaaataaagaaatacaAACTGTTCTGTTGCCCCTGTAACTATAACTGCCTATATTTCACAAGTCAAACTTGACATGAATCTATACTTTATATTTCTTCGTGGGTTGCGCAAAATCTGCATCCAATCCAAACTCGGCAGGATTCTTCTCTGGTGGAAAGGCAGTGAACATCTGATTTTGTGGCATAACAGCAGCATAAGGTGACATAAATCCAGGATACATACCGGCCCAGTATTGATTATAGGCAGAGTGGTGTGGAGGCATCATATAGCTGTCAACTCCAACATTTTGGGAGGTTCTCCACTGTGGGTAACGCGGCATCATAGAGACCTtcctcttccttttcttttgtgtCTTGCCCGAAACTACCTTCTTCTGTTGCTCTTGTTTTTCCGCAAGCAGGACACTTCCTTTCGATGTTGGCTCCTTCACTTTGTCTGAGGTATGTTGTGGGGGAACAATCATCTGTGTCTGTTGATCAGCTTTTGATGCAGCAGATGCACTTTCCTGAATCGAAAAACTGGTTCCACCATTGTAAGAATTTCTATTTCCGGATTGATACAGAATTCGGTTGATAGTATCTCTAAGAGTCGCATTAGGCAGAATATCACCGGCCACTATTTTCCTTTGGCAAACACAAGCAGACTTGGAAACAATGTGATCCCTTATGCACCTGTCACAAAAGCTTCTGAAACAGCACTTTGTCAGAGCAGCATCTTTCATCACCTTCTTACACAAAAGGCAGCGAAGTTCAAGTGGTATCATATTATCACCAAAAGAACTACCAGAACTTGAAGCAGAAGCCTTTGAATTTGCAGTTGTAGGTTTAACCcttttaaaatcataattggGATTACCATTAGTAGGGCAATGTTGAATATAATGTCCAGCCATCTTACATCGATGGCAAACATAGCCCTGTGGTGGAATTCGGCCCTTTCCAAAGACGTACAAAGTTTTAAACCCATCATAAATTTTGTCTTCCTTACAATGGGTATTGCTTGGATTGGCAGTTGAGTTTATGAGAATGGAATGGGAATCAGGTCCAAAATCATGGCAATCAAAGCGTCCTTCTTCATGAGGATCTTTCACAACAGATGATGGGTTCTTTTCAATCTTGGGTTTTTCTTCACCAATAACAATGGGTGACACCGGCACTCCAGGAATGCGGCGAATCAAAAGGGAAGTCTGTGTTGGAATTAAGATGGAATCATCGGCATATTGTTCATCGGTTTTGGCATTGGTGatcaacaaatcaaaatctttgccATTACCGTATCTTTTAGAAGCAAAGATTCTGGATTTGAACTCAGAAACTGAGATAAACGGACCATCAACGGGAATGGAATGGAAATCTTTGGAGCTCTTGAACTTGTAATAAACCACAGCCATAGATGAATCCTTAGGGTCAAGGTtgtatcttcttcttcaagaaaGGGTTTGGACGATGGGGTTgcagaaatttgaaaaatcttgGGTTGCTTGGGCTTCATGCAGGAGGACTGCAAGAATGAGAAAGTGTACGTTGTACGGAGAGGCTAAGTACCGCGATAAATAGGAATTCTTTGATTGGAGGaaaaattaatagaaaattgtaaaaatgaaaattctaaatAGTATAAATAGatatctttattttcaatatttattataaaaaataataaatttattgcCACGTCATTATTTACGCAGAGGGAACAGAGTTCTCAAGCACTTTATCATAAATGTGTGGACGACAGACAATGATTCTTCCCGAATAAGAAACCATTGCCCCCAAACTCATCAACTCACTTCCACTTCCAACAGAAACTTCACCAATGGCTGCTTTCAACACATTCAAGCTATCACTTGTCTTGAGTCTGCTCTCGAACATTGGTCTGTTGCCAGAAACCAGCAAGAACACTGTTGGGATATTCCCACCAACATGCAACCGCATAGAGTGCCCGAgttttgatttgattcaaGTTGGCAATGGCTATGAGATCCGTAGATACAATTCCACCGTCTGGATGTCGACTTCTCCGATTCAGGATATTTCTCTTGTTGATGCCACCAGGACAGGCTTTCTTCAGTAAGATTACTGTGTCTCATCTGCTAAATTAACTTCTTTTCattgtttatttctttttttcgaaaattaatttcattaccaatcaaaagcAGGGGAGACCCCTGAATAAACAAGCCACTGTAACCCGACAATGGAGGCATCAGCCTGGGCACAATTGACAGAACCTGGCCTGCAAAAAGTTGCCAGTAATTTaccttatttatatatacaaaaatcaCACCCATCAACCCCATTTATTTCTAGGGGTTTATCCAGATATTAgttcattaattttatgtcTTATAGAGTGTTGTCAAAACTCACACagaaatttatgaattaataCTATTATTCTTATCAAATACCATGTTCATGTTTCTTTGAGGATAAGGGTAGATTATCTAATTGATTTCCAATCTTTCAAGAACTGTATTAAGTCatcttattttatcttatcatTTCATATCCTCTTCATAATCATTAGACTCACCCTAAATTTGGTGTATAATGATTGAAACAAAACcaatttgtttgatttctgGAGACCAGTAATTTGATTCTTTTGTTACCTCAGATTTTGCTCCTGATAATGGAAGGGAATAGCAGGTGGGAAACAGAACCACCCTGTTCCATAACAGAATCTCTGAAAAATCCTAGAGAACTTGCTATTTCTATGTGCATTGGTCTTAAATTTAGAATATTTTCTCCTAGTTTCATTTGTCTCCACTCTCCAACCTAATCCATTTTCGCAGATATAATCATTCAttgttcaaattttctttttgttgcttCCGAACACATTCATGgtttctcaaaacttgctactAAAGAATAAATGGAAGTTCTAAAAATTTGGTTCCTACTTCCTCTTGCAGGCTATTTAACTACATTCAAGGAAAGAACAAATATGAGCAACAGGTAGAAATGACAGCTCCAGTGTTAACTGAAGTTCTACCAAGTGATGGACCCTTCTGCGAGTCATCATTCACCGTCAGCTTTTATGTCCCAAAGGTGAACCAGGCAAACCCGCCACCAGCCGAAGGCCTCCATGTCCAAAGATGGAAATCCACGTATGTAGCAGTAAGGCAATTCAGTGGATTTGTAACAGACTATAATGTTGCAGAGGAGGCTGCTGCCTTGCAAGCCAGTCTTGAAGGCACTGCCTGGTCTGCTGCCATTGAGAAGACTCTGAAAGCTAATGCCACTTCAGTCTACACAGTCGCACAGTACAACTCTCCTTTCGAATTTAATGACAGGGTGAATGAGATTTGGATGTTGTTTGACATGGAAGATGAATTCCTGCTGGTTTAAGTTGAAAGTTGGAGGAAAATAACTTGGCTAATCTTAGAACTACAAGTTACAGTGCTCCTGAGAATGGTATGTTTAGAGGAACTGAGTATATATTCTAAGTCTCTGAACTTTGTCTGAGATGAGAAACAGAGGGTCAAGTATCTTGTATGTAACATGTAGCATTGAATAAGAAATGGTTTTAACTGCGAAAGCTTTGATCAATAAAATCTGGCTCTCATCTTATACTGAAGACTTAAGATTTAAAGCTCCATATGAATTTTCAACAATTTGGTCTAACCATGCATGCAAAATGAGGCCACATGACTCCAGCTAGCGCTTCTTCATTTGGATTATCTTTCTTCTGCTTGCTTGAAAGCCAGAACCATGGGTTCCAACCGATATAAATCTTATGATCCTAATTTCACAATATAGAGCAACACATTACTAAGGACTGACAAATATACTCTGGCAAATAACCAAATCCAGTATCTCCGAGGGccttataaattgaaaaaactaTATATCAGATGCGGAACAATCATGGCTTTCACATTGCTGCTTCTCTTCACAATGGGGAGGAAGAACTCTCAACCATCCCCAGGGTCATGCATGTACCCTCCTTTGAGGGAGGAGACTGTCTGCAGACCGGGATTAGAATCCATTTGTCCTGCAATGGGTATGTtcccaaaattgaaaattgctTAACTGGAAATAACTTTCTCAAAATTAGCATGGATTCAGCTTCAGTCTGTCCTACAAGCTAAACAAGTGGAACATAATCAGATATAAGACTCAAAAAAGAAGAGGCTGGAGCCCAAGGGAAATGCTGGCACTATACAatcttcaaaaaatattttgggaaaaTAACAAGAATATTCCTTTCCTTGGGTCTCTTAATACGATCCACATGCCTCAATCAACAAAGCATTGATACGAAAATTGAGGCAACACTTCTACCTGGCTAAGTCACTATTTAATCAGT contains:
- the LOC18594516 gene encoding heme-binding protein 2 → MAAFNTFKLSLVLSLLSNIGLLPETSKNTVGIFPPTCNRIECPSFDLIQVGNGYEIRRYNSTVWMSTSPIQDISLVDATRTGFLQLFNYIQGKNKYEQQVEMTAPVLTEVLPSDGPFCESSFTVSFYVPKVNQANPPPAEGLHVQRWKSTYVAVRQFSGFVTDYNVAEEAAALQASLEGTAWSAAIEKTLKANATSVYTVAQYNSPFEFNDRVNEIWMLFDMEDEFLLV
- the LOC18594515 gene encoding uncharacterized RING finger protein P8B7.15c; its protein translation is MAVVYYKFKSSKDFHSIPVDGPFISVSEFKSRIFASKRYGNGKDFDLLITNAKTDEQYADDSILIPTQTSLLIRRIPGVPVSPIVIGEEKPKIEKNPSSVVKDPHEEGRFDCHDFGPDSHSILINSTANPSNTHCKEDKIYDGFKTLYVFGKGRIPPQGYVCHRCKMAGHYIQHCPTNGNPNYDFKRVKPTTANSKASASSSGSSFGDNMIPLELRCLLCKKVMKDAALTKCCFRSFCDRCIRDHIVSKSACVCQRKIVAGDILPNATLRDTINRILYQSGNRNSYNGGTSFSIQESASAASKADQQTQMIVPPQHTSDKVKEPTSKGSVLLAEKQEQQKKVVSGKTQKKRKRKVSMMPRYPQWRTSQNVGVDSYMMPPHHSAYNQYWAGMYPGFMSPYAAVMPQNQMFTAFPPEKNPAEFGLDADFAQPTKKYKV